From Candidatus Eisenbacteria bacterium:
CCGTGCCGCCGGTCCCCGGCGTCGTGCTGGAGTCCGTGGCCATCACCTCGGTGCGCGTGCCGGAGTGGATCGAGGAGTCGTTGGCCACCGTCGCCGTTGCCGAACGTGAGCGCCGCGCCGCGTTGATCCGCAGCGAGACCGAGTTCCAGGCCAGCGCGAGACTCACCGAGGCCGCCGCCGTGCTGAAGGTGCCGGCCGGATACCTGCGCTGGCTCGTCACGCTGGAGCGCATCGGCCGGGCCGAGGTGGACATCGAGGCACGCGGGCCGAGCACCGTGCCGGTGCCGAAGCCCGAGCCAAAGCCGAGCGTGGTGGACGAGCGCCTGAAGGCCGGGCTGCGCGCCGTGCAGAAGCAGCGGCGTGGCGAGGAGTGGATGGGCGACCTCGTCGGTTGACCGTCGTGGGGGCCGCTGGTTGAATCCGCGCCCGAGAGCCCATGGAGGGGAGGCCGACCTTTGTCCCAACGACGGATGCTTTTTGCGAGGGCATGGTCTTTCTGCCTAGCGGCATTCTTGGTTGGCTGCGATGGGAAGCGCATCGCGGCACCGCAACCAACGCCTCAACCGAGCCCAATAGACTCCGCAATGTCCGTTGTCTTTGGTTGGGGATCGGCCTGTTCGGGGCCTTACATTGCAAGGGTCTGGACAGTCACAGTTAACGACAGCCAGACGGTCGCAGTGTCTTACGACACTCTTGGTGGTGCCTGTGCGGCCCGTTGGTGGGAGACGAAGTCGTTCAGGTTTAACGGTGGTCGTCCGCTCAAGATTCAGATCAGATCAGACAGCGGATTCGACATGACACACACGTATCCTCCGCAATATGGGAGAAACTGCGGGACCCCATCGACGGGCTTTGATTTCTGCACATGCATACCCGACCGGATTACTTGCCATCGCAATGGGCACGTGACAACGGATAGCAACGACAACAGCTACGGGGGCGAATGGCCTCCGAGCATCTACCCAGCCTGTGACCCGTAGCTAGGAGGCCGTCATGTTCGCCAAGAAGTTCTTCTACGCCAGCGCCGCGCTGTTCCTGCTCGCCGCCGCCTACCACCTCGGGGCCTCCACGGCGAAAGCCGCGCCGCAAACCAACAGCGCCATCGTCGCCATGTGTCCCGAGTACAGCGGAGGCGGACCCACGGGCTGGACGCTGGCGCTCACCGCCACCGGGGACATGTACCGGACGACAGCCTCGGGGCCAACGCGGACCTACGGCAACTGGGAACGTGTCGGGAGCGTCTTCACGCCGTAGATCGCCCGCGAATCCAAGGAGGGAGTCATGGTCGCCAAGCAATCACTCATCTCTTGTGGCCTCTTGCTTCTACTCGCGACCCATGCGAATGGGCAGATGCTGCTCGAAGCGCGCCCAACGGTACGGATCAATGCATCCGAGGAGGGCGCGACGCGAGAAACGCTCTCGAAGCTAGATCAAGAGAAAAGCAAGATCACCAGCGCGTGGCGCGACGGGAAGTACCTTTGGACCAGTCGAGAGGGTGTGGAACTCGTTCTGCAAGGGCGTACAGGCCCGACCTACTTCTTTGTCGAACCACGCGGCGCTGGTTACGTGAAGGTCTTCGATACGCACGTTTGGCCAGATTCTATGAGGGACCCAGGGCCGCGCTATCGCTTCATGGAGCACGTCCACATCGGGCTGGGCACGATCACCTATTGGGGATCGTGTGACGAACTCGGATTCAGGCCGTGGGTCGGGAGGTAGCCCCAACCACCCCTTAGAGGGCATTGGCCGAACTTCCAAGGAGGGATCACTTGATTGCCAAACGATTCTTCTTCGTGAGCGCGGCGCTGGCCTGCCTCGCGGTGACCTACCACGTCGGCGCGCAGATGGCAGGCGCGCAGAACGTCATCACCTACCAGGAGACGGCCGTACGGGGCAATGGTTGGGCAGCACGGTTCGGCACATGGCGAACAACGAGACCTATCGCGGCCTGCACCGCTACGGAATCCGCTCGAAGGACGAGGACCGCGAGGTGATCGAGACGCCGTGCGTCGCGCTGGTGGACGAAGTGACGTGGCAACGGGCCAAGGAAGGGCTCCAGCGGAACTTCCGACACTCGAAGCGGAACTCCAAGGCCGAGTATCTTGGGCGATCGCTCGGGCGCTGCGCTCACTGCGGCTGCACCTACGTCGGCACGGTCCAGGGCGGCGTCGTTTACTACGTCTGCAACGGCCGCATGATGGGCAACGGCTGCAAGTCGAAGCAGGTGAAGGGGGCCGACCTTGAGGCGGCGTTGTGGGGCGACCTACAGTCGTTCGCGCACGACCCAGGCGACGCCTTGGACGAACTAGTCGCGGAGATGGCTGCTGAAGGTGGCTCGGAGTCGGTCGCGGCCCGGCTCAAGGCCCAACGCTCGGCTCTGGCTGGCAAGGATGCCCAACGGGAGAAGGTCCTTGGCCAGCACGAGATGGGCATCATCACGGACGACGAGTTGAAGAACCG
This genomic window contains:
- a CDS encoding SPFH domain-containing protein translates to MEFTVNVESSGTTVDGVTVKVQTAVSCRGSLLDSVRRRGAVARVARSTLRLVVGKLDLDAVLHDDFAPAVLAAVPPVPGVVLESVAITSVRVPEWIEESLATVAVAERERRAALIRSETEFQASARLTEAAAVLKVPAGYLRWLVTLERIGRAEVDIEARGPSTVPVPKPEPKPSVVDERLKAGLRAVQKQRRGEEWMGDLVG
- a CDS encoding recombinase zinc beta ribbon domain-containing protein — encoded protein: MTNSDSGRGSGGSPNHPLEGIGRTSKEGSLDCQTILLRERGAGLPRGDLPRRRADGRRAERHHLPGDGRTGQWLGSTVRHMANNETYRGLHRYGIRSKDEDREVIETPCVALVDEVTWQRAKEGLQRNFRHSKRNSKAEYLGRSLGRCAHCGCTYVGTVQGGVVYYVCNGRMMGNGCKSKQVKGADLEAALWGDLQSFAHDPGDALDELVAEMAAEGGSESVAARLKAQRSALAGKDAQREKVLGQHEMGIITDDELKNRHAEIEVERSKLRQEVEWLEDAAGLAREQETQMRDAKTRLRELRRRIDGGLDFAARRKLVENWVEGFEVATVEEGGERWVRVTVHYAIAASTNACSPIPSCRVSAAGCW